In Fusarium oxysporum f. sp. lycopersici 4287 chromosome 6, whole genome shotgun sequence, a single window of DNA contains:
- a CDS encoding hypothetical protein (At least one base has a quality score < 10) — protein sequence MPTKKVSDAMRRRCVTACDNCKRRKERCDGNAPCRRCTARQPAAECHYSRPRGSFSPRQSFRIHSTKQKSITTKSPQTQTPSGELGSAFSDVCRLVHDEQGGLVFFGDSANESFLQQIRHLVAQTLGSCPFVDQPIQYHTDPDTATPLSTSLDTISDPPPKPSITEAKYLVRWSMRATNGLLGVFDQEHLETEILQWLEEPDHQPPNLSTALCYLILANGALQCPQDRTTAADAYFSYATYLNSLTSNERPNVKSVLCHSWIFFYQLNAGRRDAAYHSIGVACRGACAMGIHRANRSPLVSHDSFAFRNRLWKALRMMDTFISGSLGRPICTAETRNTKSEQGYSSAIDMTAIIDTVLKEVYGTSSISRNFIANMTQEHRLWATRMARGLEADGIDSAELVENYDHAPNLRLCNIKESYYWSIMLLTRPVLLERVTTQIIRAGPHGDEEAVPPASNSDTALVYASVDSALRSIRLLEGLLSRTDLPKRLPFPVHSAITAALTLGLATFADLDRVFPLRANLKTAEKLLRKFELHDSIARYYRHVVEQLQSVCDEYIEQRNSRIVEKQSHLVADLFGCLNEKLPLPNTTVGRTNEWLAGDPDESLLQSPVGSLSTSCLTEGSSLGTETENGGGSSFDLSLDFFQESQLTDLSSFGDILNTETLSFSSLSWF from the coding sequence ATGCCTACCAAAAAGGTCAGCGATGCCATGCGCCGCCGCTGCGTTACGGCTTGCGATAATTGCAAACGACGCAAGGAGCGCTGCGATGGTAACGCACCTTGCCGAAGATGCACTGCACGACAACCTGCCGCAGAATGCCACTATTCAAGGCCTCGGGGGTCGTTTTCTCCACGCCAAAGTTTCCGCATACACTCAACAAAACAGAAATCGATCACGACTAAAAGTCCTCAGACACAGACACCAAGTGGTGAACTGGGTAGCGCATTTTCCGATGTTTGTCGTCTCGTACATGACGAGCAAGGGGGCCTGGTCTTTTTTGGAGACTCGGCCAATGAATCTTTTCTCCAGCAGATTCGTCACCTTGTTGCCCAGACTCTAGGGTCGTGTCCCTTCGTTGACCAGCCGATACAATACCACACCGATCCTGACACCGCTACTCCATTATCTACATCCTTGGACACGATTTCTGACCCCCCACCCAAGCCAAGCATCACCGAAGCCAAGTATCTCGTAAGATGGAGTATGCGGGCAACAAATGGTCTACTGGGTGTAtttgatcaagaacatcttgAAACAGAAATTTTACAGTGGCTTGAAGAACCCGACCACCAGCCTCCGAACCTGTCAACCGCCTTATGTTACTTGATTCTCGCGAATGGTGCACTTCAATGTCCCCAAGATCGGACTACAGCCGCCGATGCATATTTTTCTTATGCCACATATCTAAACAGCCTGACCTCCAACGAGCGGCCGAATGTCAAGTCCGTCTTGTGCCATTCCTGGATCTTTTTCTACCAGCTCAACGCAGGGAGACGAGATGCCGCATATCACTCTATTGGAGTTGCATGCCGTGGAGCATGCGCCATGGGCATCCATCGAGCTAATCGTTCACCCCTGGTAAGCCACGATAGTTTCGCTTTTCGCAACCGGCTGTGGAAAGCATTGCGAATGATGGATACCTTCATCAGTGGCTCTCTAGGCCGGCCTATTTGCACAGCTGAGACCCGCAACACAAAGTCAGAGCAGGGCTATTCTTCCGCCATCGACATGACAGCTATTATTGATACCGTCTTAAAAGAGGTCTACGGGACATCCAGTATTTCAAGAAACTTCATCGCGAATATGACGCAGGAGCATCGCTTATGGGCAACACGTATGGCTCGTGGCCTGGAGGCTGATGGAATCGACTCCGCAGAGCTTGTTGAAAATTACGATCATGCACCCAATCTGCGACTTTGTAACATCAAGGAGTCGTACTACTGGTCCATTATGTTGCTGACCCGGCCTGTTCTTCTCGAACGGGTGACAACTCAGATAATACGCGCGGGACCTCATGGAGACGAAGAAGCCGTACCACCAGCCTCTAATTCCGACACTGCTCTCGTTTACGCTTCGGTAGACTCAGCTCTCCGAAGCATTCGTTTACTTGAAGGTCTCCTATCAAGGACAGACTTGCCCAAGCGATTACCATTCCCAGTCCACTCAGCCATCACTGCTGCCTTAACGCTAGGTCTTGCTACATTTGCAGATCTTGATCGAGTATTTCCCCTGCGAGCGAATTTGAAAACAGCAGAGAAATTGCTACGAAAGTTTGAATTGCACGACAGCATTGCCAGGTATTACCGTCATGTCGTGGAACAGCTTCAATCTGTATGTGACGAGTATATCGAGCAACGGAACAGTCGCATCGTTGAAAAGCAAAGCCATTTGGTTGCTGACCTGTTTGGATGTTTGAATGAGAAATTACCCTTACCGAATACAACAGTTGGCAGAACGAATGAATGGTTGGCTGGCGACCCCGACGAGTCGCTGTTGCAAAGCCCCGTTGGTTCTTTATCGACAAGTTGCTTGACAGAGGGATCTTCGTTAGGGACTGAGACAGAAAATGGTGGCGGAAGTTCATTTGATCTGTCGTTGGACTTTTTTCAGGAGTCGCAGTTGACTGATTTGTCTAGTTTTGGGGATATCTTAAACACAGAAACCTTAAGTTTCTCCAGTCTAAGCTGGTTCTAG